Below is a genomic region from Armatimonadota bacterium.
TCGCAGTATATCCACCCTTTGAGTTTTCTTACAGGATGCCGCGAAAGAACAAAGTATGCTTTCAGTCTTTCCCGAGGGGCGCGAAGCTCGGAGCACGAACGTCTCTCGCTGTACATGCCATTTACAATACTGCCTTGTAGGCGCCACTGGCTTTTTGACAGCAAGGTGGTAGGCAAGCTGAGTCTCTACTGTACATTTCCTTCGGTAAAAAGTGTATTGACTAAGCTCGGCTTTGATAAGGTGGATGTAGTTTGGATATCCAACCCTTTGTTAGCAAACATTGCTAACATTGTGAAGCACGACGTACTGGTCTTTAGGGTAAATGATTTGTATTCAGGTTTCAAGGGAATGCCAAGTTGCGTAGTGGAGTTTGAGAAGTCGCTAATTGAAAGCGCCAATTTAGTTTTTGTTACTTCCAAAGTACTTGCTAAGCACGTGGAGAATTTAGGTGGAAAGGGCATATATTTGCCAAACGGTGCAGAAGTTGAACATTTTTTATCTCCAATGCCCCTGCCCGCAGATTATTTGGGCATCCCGACTCCAAGAGCAGTGTATGCAGGTGCAATCGAGTGGTGGTTTGATACTGATTTGGTTGCGAGCATAGCCAGGAACCTTCCAGATATCTCTTTTGTCCTAATTGGTCGCCGGGAAGGGGTTGGAGATAGTGCGTTTTCGAGTTTGCCGAACGTGTATCTCCTGGGACCGAAGCCGTATAAGGAGTTACCTGGATATTATCAACATGCCGATGTCGGTATAATCCCCTTTAAAGTAAATGAGTTCACGGCTGCAATCAATCCTAACAAACTCTATGAGTACTTTTCGGCAGGATTGCCTGTTGTATCCACATATTTGCCAGAAATCAAACCACTTAGGCCATTGGTAAAGATTGCGCAAGATTCCCAAGAATTTGCGGCATTTCTTCGTGAGGCGTTGAAAGAGGGGAAAAATAGTCTGCGAGAAGAGCGTATTCAATGCGCCAAATCGAACTCCTGGAAGGCGCGGTTTGACGAAGCGATGGCTTATATCTCCGATGTGCTAAGCTCACGCCGTACTGGAGCGGCATAATGCAGAGAGTATACATCATCGTCCTCAATTGGAATGGTTGGCAAGACACAATCGAATGTCTAGAAAGTGTTTTTAGAAGCGACTATCCCGATTTTCAAGTGGTAGTGTGCGATAACGGCTCTGAAGATGCTTCGGTTGAGCGAATAAGAGAATGGGCTGAGGGACGGTACCAAGTCGAGATAGCATCAGAAAACCCACTTCGTTATCTTGTTTTTCCGCCGGTTCCTAAGCCTGTTGAATTTCAAGAATTTGACCGAGCCAAAGCGGAGGCAGGTGGGGAAGTGGGGGATGCAGAGCCTCGGCTTGTTATCATAAGGATTGATGAAAACCTAGGCTTTGCAGGCGGAAACAATGTTGGAATACGATATGCGCTTGCCAAGGGAGACTGCGGATATGTATGGCTGTTGAATAACGACACAGTGGTGACTCAAAATGCCTTAAGTGGCATGGTGCGTCGGATGATGGAATCGCCGGTTGCTGGCATGTGTGGTGCAAAAATACTCTACTACGATGAGCCGGAAAAAGTACAAGTCCTCGGCGGCGTGTCATATAATCGGTGGTTCGGAACAACCAAACAAATCGGCTGGCTGAAATCGGCAGATGTGCCTTATGATTTATTAGAAGTGGAACGGAGCATGTCATATGTAACTGGGGCGTGTATGCTCGTATCTCGCCAATTTCTTGAGACGGTTGGTTTAATGAGCGAGGACTACTTTTTCTATTTTGAAGAGCTCGATTGGGTAATGCGCGCACGGGGTGCATTCGACTTGGTCTACGCCCCAGACAGCGTCGTCTATCATAAAGAAGGCAGGGCTGTCGGGGGAAGTAGCCGTGCGGCTAATTGTAAAAGCTATATTTCGGACTATTATTATCTGCTGAATAAGATAAAAATCACGCGTAAGTTCTTCCCTTATGCCCTACCTACTGTGTATCTGAGTATTCTCGGCACTCTTGTAAATCGAATTAGAAGACGCCAATGGGACAGGGTGGATATGGTCTTTAAGATTTGGCGATGAGTATGACAGATTTATTGCTGATAATCTGGATTGCAACGATTGGTGCAGACAGGGTTGATTTCTTGGGTGGCACAGGCGATTTTATCCTTACGCCGTTCCTCGTCTTGTCGCCATTGGTCCTTTCATTTGGGTTTATGCACCTTATGCTTAAGAAGAACGCCCCTGCGGTTTTGGTGCCGAGAAATACCCGCCAAGTTATCTTTCTCTTCACACTGTTACTTATTCTTGTGCTGTTGTCAGTGGTTTTCGGGCGAGATATGCGCCTGGGTTTGAAGAGATTTGCTTTGCTAGCTATTCAGGTTTATGGGACTTTGCTTGGAGCAATTGTTCTAGCTAATTTAAAAAACCCAGGGCGTATTCTTCTTTTAGGCGCATACTGCAGTATTGTCCTCAGCCTTCTGATGAATATAGGCCAGCTTCTATATTGGCTTCCTGCCTCATTAAGTGATCAAATCAGAAGCATGAGTATCATTGATTTTAGTCCACGGCTTGTTGGACCGTTTGGCCCTCGGCTAGCTGGTGTATCGATTGACATGAACCGAGGGGCGACGCTTCTAATGGTTTATGCGTTCTTTGTACTGAAGTTTGGCGGTCGTTCGCCGTTGCACGATGTATTTTTCTATTTGGCGTTGGTTATGATATTGGCGACTCTATCTAGGTCTGGCATTGCTGGGTTTATACTCATGGGATTGGTTATGCTGGTTCAAAATGGCAGGATTAGGCTCTCATCGATAGCAAAGGCGATGGCGGTTTTCGGCGGATTAGGTATATTATTACTTTTTGTTGCCCGATGCACGGCGCTAGGAACCTATCTTAAAATAGGTAAATTATTAGCGGAACGTCTATCTTTTGGCGAGTCCGAATCAGGTGGCATGCACTTAATGTTAGTTGAAAGGGGCTTGGAGATTGCTTCGTCAAGCGTGCAAAACTTTTTCCTTGGCACAGGTTTTGGTAGCTCTAGATTACTGCTTAATGATATTTTTGTAGACAAGTATGCTAATTTCCACTCAATATATATTTCGTTTCTTGTCGAAACCGGTGTTCTTTCCCTTTTTGTGCTATTGTTGCTCTGCTGCCTACCCCTCGCAAGGTCTAGGAATTATATGCCGATGATGCTTGGGTTAATGGTGGTCAATCTTTTCTACCAGCTTTCCCTGGAGCCGATTTTTTGGTTGAGTATAGTCCTTCTGTGGACAAATATAGGTTTTACAAGAGGTGAAGTGAGGGATACTTAATCGAAGGCAAGGAAACAATGCGCATCGGGATAAATGCACAGCTCTACTCATCCTCGGCTTCTTATAGAAATGCCGGTATATCGAGGTACATTCGCGGATTATTGGCTGCTCTTGCTGTTTGTCGTGACACTCAGGAAATACATGTATTTCTGCGGGACGCAGAACGAATGGAGTTTCTAAACGAACTCAATGTGCACTGTAGCTGTCGGGGCACGGAAAGCCCTCTGTTTCGAATTGCTTGGGAGCAGACAGTTCTTCCACTGCTAGTCAGGCGGTTAAGGCTCGATATTCTTCATGCGCCAGCCCATGTGCTTCCCATAGCATGTCCGTGCAAATCAGTGGTCACTGTACTTGATCTTAGCTTTGTCCGTTTTCCTCAATATTTCCCGAGATTTCAGCGGCAGTATCTTAAATGCTTTACTTTTTGGTCAGCTCAAAGGGCAAATGCAGTAATTACAATTTCGGAGCATTCAAAGCGCGAGATAGTGGAGCTTCTTAAGGTTCCAGAGAACAAAGTTTTCGCTATCCCTCTAGGTATAGATCGCAACTTTCATCCGGTTGCCGCCGAGGAGATCGCGCGCGTTGCTAGTCGATATGGAATAAGTGAAAATACAATCCTTTTTGTCGGTACTCTGGAGCCTAGGAAGAATATTCACTCTTTGATAGCGGCTTTTAACATCGTGCGGAAAAAGTTTAACCAACATTGTACTCTGGTTTTAGCTGGTGGAAAGGGTTGGTTCTATCATGAATTATTTGAATTCGTCCGACAATTACATTTAGGGGACAGCATAAGGTTTTTGGGTTATGTTCCTGCTGAAGACCTGCCGGCGCTTTATGGAGCGGCTTCTGTCTTTGTGTATCCATCGATCTATGAAGGTTTTGGACTCCCGCCGCTGGAGGCGATGGCATGTGGAACGCCGGTAATAACATCGTCAACAACGTCCTTGCCTGAGGTAGTCGACGATGTGGGGATTATGGTGGAACCACATGACGTCGAAGCACTTGCTGATGCGATTTTGCGAGTGTTGTGCGATTTTGATTTGCGTCAGGAAATGAGAGCAAAGGGCATAGAACGGGCAAAACGGTTTTCTTGGGAGGAAACAGCCCGTCAGACGTTGAAAGTGTATAACAATATCTTTAAATAAGGGGCTGAGAGTCGGTGAAAATCGCCATTGTTCACGATTTTCTCAATCAAATGGGCGGTGCCGAGCATGTTCTCAAAATATTTCGGGAAATTTATCCCGAGGCTCCAATCTATACGACTATCTATGTTCCTTCCGCTGTGTGCCCCTCGTTTAAAACTGCAGATATCCGAACATCCTTTATGCAGAAGCTTCCAATGATAAAGAAGCACTTTCGGCGGTACTTGCCTCTATATCAGTATGCAATTGAGCTCTTCGACCTCTCCGAATTTGATGTTGTGCTTAGCAGTTCATCGTCATTTGCCAAAGGAGTAATTACCCAGCCGCACACATGCCATATCTGCTATTGCTATACTCCAATGCGATTTGTATGGAATTACCACACGTATATTGAGCAAGAGCCTTTCTCGCGGCTTACAAAGATTGTTTTGCCCTATATTATCCATCGCCTTCGCCGATGGGACGAAATTACTGCAAACCGTGTTGATTTTTATGTTGCAATAAGCGAGGAAATAAGGCGTCGTATTCGCAAATACTATCGGCGAGACGCAACTGTCATCCACCCGCCAATTGACGCCTCTCGATTCAAGGTAAGCGTTCAAGATGATGGCTATTTCGTGGTTTTATCGAGACTCCTTCCTTATAAGAGGATAGACATTGCAATTGAGGCGTTTAATAGGCTCAAACTGCCCTTGAAAATCATCGGAGACGGGCGCGACCTCGAACGCCTAAAGAAAATGGCTGGTCCTACGGTGGAGTTTCTTGGAAGGATACCAGATGATGAAATGTACAAGTGTCTTTCCGCCTGTCGGGCGTTAATATTCCCAGGTTTGGAAGACTTCGGCCTTGCTCCAGTTGAGGCAATGGCTTGCGGAAAGCCAGTGATTGCGTTTGCTGGGGGTGGCGCGTTGGAAACGGTAAATGATGGAGTTACTGGAATCTTCTTCTATGAGCAGACACCCGAGGCAGTGGCAGAGACGGTTTCAAGGTTTGACCCCGACCGCTTTGATCCCTACGAGATACGCAAGCATGCCGAGCTTTTTGATGTCTCGGTATTTAAAGAACAAATATCAACATTTGTTAGAGAGAAGTTCCATCTGTATCGGACCTCTGCTATGTTGACGGGAGACGAAAGGTTCGGTATACTTGCGAGGGTGAGCGATAGAAGCTTTGACTTCGAGAAGAAACACACGTCGGATATAATGCACGATAAACGAGGCTAGTCCATCCCCCTAAAAGAGGGTGAAAAGATTATTATGCGGCACCCCGAATATTCACCGCTAGTTTATTCCTTGAGAGAGGTTGCTGAGAGTCCCATAAAACGTTTTGATTGGAGAGTTTTATGATTTACGGTGTAAAAATCAAAAAGCTTCAGCCCCATGCCGATGAAAGAGGCTGTTTGATGGAGATTCTTCGCTCCGACGAAGAGATTTTTGAGAAATTTGGGCAGATATATGTATCTTTAAACTATCCAGGTGTCATACGCG
It encodes:
- a CDS encoding glycosyltransferase family 2 protein, with product MQRVYIIVLNWNGWQDTIECLESVFRSDYPDFQVVVCDNGSEDASVERIREWAEGRYQVEIASENPLRYLVFPPVPKPVEFQEFDRAKAEAGGEVGDAEPRLVIIRIDENLGFAGGNNVGIRYALAKGDCGYVWLLNNDTVVTQNALSGMVRRMMESPVAGMCGAKILYYDEPEKVQVLGGVSYNRWFGTTKQIGWLKSADVPYDLLEVERSMSYVTGACMLVSRQFLETVGLMSEDYFFYFEELDWVMRARGAFDLVYAPDSVVYHKEGRAVGGSSRAANCKSYISDYYYLLNKIKITRKFFPYALPTVYLSILGTLVNRIRRRQWDRVDMVFKIWR
- a CDS encoding glycosyltransferase family 4 protein, which codes for MRIGINAQLYSSSASYRNAGISRYIRGLLAALAVCRDTQEIHVFLRDAERMEFLNELNVHCSCRGTESPLFRIAWEQTVLPLLVRRLRLDILHAPAHVLPIACPCKSVVTVLDLSFVRFPQYFPRFQRQYLKCFTFWSAQRANAVITISEHSKREIVELLKVPENKVFAIPLGIDRNFHPVAAEEIARVASRYGISENTILFVGTLEPRKNIHSLIAAFNIVRKKFNQHCTLVLAGGKGWFYHELFEFVRQLHLGDSIRFLGYVPAEDLPALYGAASVFVYPSIYEGFGLPPLEAMACGTPVITSSTTSLPEVVDDVGIMVEPHDVEALADAILRVLCDFDLRQEMRAKGIERAKRFSWEETARQTLKVYNNIFK
- a CDS encoding O-antigen ligase family protein — its product is MTDLLLIIWIATIGADRVDFLGGTGDFILTPFLVLSPLVLSFGFMHLMLKKNAPAVLVPRNTRQVIFLFTLLLILVLLSVVFGRDMRLGLKRFALLAIQVYGTLLGAIVLANLKNPGRILLLGAYCSIVLSLLMNIGQLLYWLPASLSDQIRSMSIIDFSPRLVGPFGPRLAGVSIDMNRGATLLMVYAFFVLKFGGRSPLHDVFFYLALVMILATLSRSGIAGFILMGLVMLVQNGRIRLSSIAKAMAVFGGLGILLLFVARCTALGTYLKIGKLLAERLSFGESESGGMHLMLVERGLEIASSSVQNFFLGTGFGSSRLLLNDIFVDKYANFHSIYISFLVETGVLSLFVLLLLCCLPLARSRNYMPMMLGLMVVNLFYQLSLEPIFWLSIVLLWTNIGFTRGEVRDT
- a CDS encoding glycosyltransferase, which encodes MKKILIAETIDWNSSVQIGSHHYARHFLEHGDEVVWVSQYIHPLSFLTGCRERTKYAFSLSRGARSSEHERLSLYMPFTILPCRRHWLFDSKVVGKLSLYCTFPSVKSVLTKLGFDKVDVVWISNPLLANIANIVKHDVLVFRVNDLYSGFKGMPSCVVEFEKSLIESANLVFVTSKVLAKHVENLGGKGIYLPNGAEVEHFLSPMPLPADYLGIPTPRAVYAGAIEWWFDTDLVASIARNLPDISFVLIGRREGVGDSAFSSLPNVYLLGPKPYKELPGYYQHADVGIIPFKVNEFTAAINPNKLYEYFSAGLPVVSTYLPEIKPLRPLVKIAQDSQEFAAFLREALKEGKNSLREERIQCAKSNSWKARFDEAMAYISDVLSSRRTGAA
- a CDS encoding glycosyltransferase — translated: MKIAIVHDFLNQMGGAEHVLKIFREIYPEAPIYTTIYVPSAVCPSFKTADIRTSFMQKLPMIKKHFRRYLPLYQYAIELFDLSEFDVVLSSSSSFAKGVITQPHTCHICYCYTPMRFVWNYHTYIEQEPFSRLTKIVLPYIIHRLRRWDEITANRVDFYVAISEEIRRRIRKYYRRDATVIHPPIDASRFKVSVQDDGYFVVLSRLLPYKRIDIAIEAFNRLKLPLKIIGDGRDLERLKKMAGPTVEFLGRIPDDEMYKCLSACRALIFPGLEDFGLAPVEAMACGKPVIAFAGGGALETVNDGVTGIFFYEQTPEAVAETVSRFDPDRFDPYEIRKHAELFDVSVFKEQISTFVREKFHLYRTSAMLTGDERFGILARVSDRSFDFEKKHTSDIMHDKRG